TCGGCCGCCGCGCTGCTTCCAACCACTCAGGCTCCGTCTTCGTCGTCGCTGTGTTCGTCGTCATCGCGCCGCGCACTCTGCGGCTCCTCGAGTTCCTCCACTACCTGGGCTGGAGCGGAGGCTTACGGAAAGTCACTCCGTCATGGCCACGAAGCGCCTTGTCAAGGCACGGCGAACTCCCGCCGTTGCGGCGGACGGCGCAGCGGAGGGGGGGCCATCCAGCGCGGACGAAGATGGGGCTGCGGAGGTGCCGGTCTACCGGGTGCTCACCAGGCTGGTGTCGCAGTCGGAGCGGATGCTCAGCGAAACGGAGGTGGTGGAGAAGGCGCTCACCGAGCTGAAGGCGGGGGCTACGCCCGAGGTGAAGGTGCTCGTGAAGAAAGCGGCCGAGATGCAGCGGACGTTGGGAAAGGCGTGCATGGAGATCGCCGAGCGGCTGGACGCTGCATGCGGGGGTCTCGTCAGCTCCTCGCAGCAACCGGAGGATTCCGGAAACGTTTCCGAAATCTCCCCCGTGCCCCCATCCGCGCAGGCCCACGTGGCGCACGAGGGGGCCTGAGCATGTCCAAGAGCACGAACATCCAGTGGTGCGACTCCACGGTGAATCCCACCATGGGTTGCGACGGCTGTGAACTGTGGGGACCTGGGCGGCGCTCCTGCTACGCGGGAATGCTCCACCAGCGCTATGGGGGGCGTAGCTCCGGCTATGCGCCCGTGTTCGAGCAGGTGACGCGCTTCCCCGGTCGTATGGCGGACGCCGCGCGCTGGCCGGACCTCGCTGGCAGCCCTCGACCCGACAAGCCGTGGCTCGATGGTTCGCCGCGGCTGGTCTTCACCTCGGACATGTCCGACGCGCTCTCGAAGGGAGTCTCTTTCGAGTACTTGACCACGGAGATCATCGCAGCCGTGACGAGCGCGGAGGGGCAGCGGCATCGGTGGCTCTGGCTCACCAAGAGACCGTCCCGGATGGCGGAGTTCTCCCGGTGGCTGTCCGGCCTCGGGCAGCCATGGCCGGAGAACCTCTGGGCGGGCACCAGCATCACCGCGGCCGCCACCTGTGGGCGCGTCACTGAGTTGCTCGAAGTGGGCGATGCGCGGACGACACGATTCCTCTCGGTGGAGCCGCAGGTGGAGCCCATCAGCCTCGCCGACTGGCTGCCCGAACTGGACTGGGTCATCCAGGGCGGTGAGTCCGGAGAGAGCCCGCGTGCCTTCGATCAGGACTGGGCCCGGAGCCTGATGGTCGAGTGCGAAAGGGCCGGCGTGCCGTACTTCCTCAAACAGTTGGGGGCGCACCCGATGGAGAAGGGCCAGCGCCTGAATCTGAGGGACCGGCATGGCGGCGACTGGGGCGAGTGGCCGGAGGAGCTGCGACGGCGCGAGGTGCCCGGCGTGGACCGCCGGTACAGCCGCGGCTGACGAAGCCCAGGTGGGGCAGGGCGTGCAGCGTCGGCGTTCTGCCCAGCCTGAGCGTTGCTCACCATCTACCGCGCCGATCTCATCAACGTGGAGTTGGCATAGCGCGCAGGCCCCTGCGAGCCGCCGGCAATTCGTCATCAAGTTCTTCCGGACGCAGAAGTGGGCGCGGAGATCAGACATGAAAGTAGTTATGCCATTTGGGCGTTTGGGGCCGGATTGCCTACGTTGTTTATGCAATTAGGCACGAATTTCGGAGGCTTTTCTCAATGCGAGCACCTGGAGCCATTGAAAGTTATGTGACGAGTTTCGCGCTGCCCCGCGACATGCGCTCGCGACTGGATGACCTGCGACTGGCCCGAGCCCAACGCGACGGTGGTGCACCGCCGCCCTTGCGCTCCCTCATCCTGGAAGGGCTGGAGGAACTCCTGGCGCGTGAACTGGATGAGGTGAAGCGATGATGCCGGACACCTACGGATGTGCCATGGTTCTCGTTGGGGCTGGCCTAAACGGGCTGGTGCTCCTCCGGTCACTAATTGCACTCGCCCAGACCACGGATGCCTTCATGGGCAGCTTCCGGGACGCCCAAGTCGTCATGCGTCGCAAGCCGCCGCGCGTGCTGTGCGTCATCGAGGAGCAGCTCACCAAGGAGGGGTGGGAGACGGTGGCGCGGTGGGCGAGTGAGGCGGCGAGCCGTGTGCTGGTGCTCGTCGAGCGCGCGCCGGAGCAGCGCTATCCGGCGTTGACGGTCGTCCTCGCGGCCACCACAAAGTTGGGGCCCCACGCACGGGCCGTCATCGCCGAGCCCAACAACCTCGTGGCCCTGCGCGAGTTCTGCCGGGAGGTGGGCCGGAGCTGAATCCCAGCGGCACGCTCAGCCGCCTCTCCGGCTGTCTCATGCCGAAGAGTACCTACGAAACGGACCCTGAATGGAAGACCTGCGTCAGCGGGTTCATTCCATTGAATTTCGACACAATCCACCATCGCAACCACTCGCAGGCATAAGTTAATGCAACCCAACCATAATATGAAACAGTCGGCCATTTTGGCCGCGTCTGGTACTCGCTTCGAAATTACCCACGCCACGCGCCCGGATGCCTCTACCGACTGGGAGTACTATGTGGTGGAGCTGGACGCGACGAAGCTCCTCATCGAGCTGCTCACCGCCCCGCCGCGGCCCGAAATCGCGAAGGAAGGTTACATCTTCGTAAAACCCAAAGGGTGCCTCCTTCCTCGCGGCCGTTCCCTCGAGCTGCGAGACATCGAGGGGGTGTGCGCTCTCGTCCTCGATGTCCACAACACTGATCGCCTTTGCTGGGACGTGGGCTATCCCTACAGTCCGGACCGCCTGCGCGAACTCCTCGCCTTCAGCGGGGTGATGTACTCCACCGACACAACCGGCTCCGTGTGCGACCGCATGCGCATCATCCTGCTGCTGGACCGCATGCATAGCCTCCAGGAGCTCCACCGGCTGACGGCGTGGGTGATGCGGCTCTTCGCCTCGCCGGGCATCACGCCGCTCGCCCCGAACAGGCTGATCGAGGCCCCGCAGTGCACCATGCAAGAGGCCACCGCGGAGTCGGCCTGGTTGGTGGAACTGAAGGGGCCGAAGCTCAGCGTGGACATGGTCCCGTTCGACTTTCGGGAGCCGATCTTCCTCGAGCCGAAGGTGCCAACGGCGCACCACTCCGCCGTCCTGGCTGCCCTCCTCAATGGGAAGATGTGGTGCTGGGCCAAGAAAAACGTGAAGTCGCTTTCTCCGCAGCTGCGCCACGGAATCGCCACCAACCTCGCCGCCATCGTCAACGAGGACCTCGACGCGCTCAATGCGTGCGTCGCTGCCGCCACGCTCCTGTTCCCTGATGGGAAGGGCGATGCGGAGGCGCTGCTCGCTGCCGCGGCCAAGGAGGAGCCGATGATCTGGCTGGACCTGAGCGGACACGGGCTGCCTCCTCCGTACGGGCGCGAACTCACCCCGGTGGCCGATGCCCGAGCCGAAGCGGCCATGGGGGACGCCAACCCCACCAAGTACCTCTTCAACGTCAGTGCAAACCGTTACGAGATTCTCCAGGCCGACGACAGCTATCTCCAGGACATCCTGCCCGAGGCGTTCGCCACCATGCTCGCCCCCACCATTGGGGACCGGAAGGCCATCGAGCGCTTCATGAAGACGCAGATTCCCCATTACAAGAAGCGTGCTCCCGTCTACGAGAGCATCGAGCGACTGGTGGAGCACAACGGGCTCATGACGTTCAACACTTTCGTCCCCACGAGCATCGTGCCGCGTGAGGGCGACTGGACGGATATTCGGGCGCTCGTAATGAATCTCGTGGGCGAGGACCGGCGTGAGGAGGCGCTGGAGTTCTTCCTCGACTGGCTCGCGCTCTTGGTGCAGAGCATCTACCTCAAGCTGGCGCCGTTGAAGATGTTGACTGCGGTGGTTCTCCACGGAGAGCAAGGATCGGGCAAGGGGACGTTGGTGGAGGTGCTCGAGATTCTCTACCCGGCGGGAAGCGTCATCACCGTGGACCAGGAGCGGCTCGAGGAGCGGTTTTCCTCGTGGAACGCGGACACGTTGCTGCTGGTGGCCAACGAGGTGAACTCGGGTACGACGAAGGAGAAGACGCTCGCAAACAAGCTGAAGCGGCTCATCACCGACCCCACCGTGGTGGTTGAGGAGAAGGGGGAGAAGGCGCAGCCCAACACCAAGAACAAGATGTCGCTGCTCTTCTGCTCCAACGACGACCGTCCAGTCCGTATCGAGCGAGGAGACCGGCGCTTCATCGTCTTCCACAGCCGCACCAAGCTGTCGCAGCCGCTAATCAAGGCTCTGCGGGCGGACATGAGTGGCCCGCGCAGGCAGGTGGCGGCCTTCTTCCACCATCTGCTCCACCGACAGGTGCAGATTGACGTCAACACCCAGTTCGAGACCACCGCTTGGCGGCTGATGCAGAACGCCTCGCTCTCGGCGGTGGAGAAGGCGGTGGACGAGATGCGGGTGGTGGGCTACCGCTCGATGGCGGCGGCATGGGAAAAAGCGGACGACAAGCGGTTTGACGAAGCGCGCGTCGCCACCGTAGTGGGTAGCGCGGACGGGTGCGAACACATCCCCTCCCGGGAACTCATCTGCGTCCTCAAGCACTGGGCGCGTAGCCAGGGCCTGTCCGTCCCAGACACCATCGACACCCCGCTCCGTAACGCGCTGAAGGCCGCCTTCCCGGAGGCCAGCGCGGGTCGTGCCTCCATCAAGGGACGCGGCCAGGAGCGGGTGTGGCTGGGTCTGCCGCTGGACGTGGATGCCGACGGCAAGGTGACGCGCCGCTCGGGTGAGAAGGCGCCCAACGCCGTCCCTACCTCCGAGATGAGCCCGGCGAAGGTGCCCCCGGGCACCGAGAAAGACTTCGCCAACTGACCTATCGGCTGCTCCTGCCGGCCTCGAAGGAACGTGCCCCTCCCCGTCGAGGCCAGGCCGGGGCACGTTGGTGCCGCCGCCGGTTTGTGATGCCAAGGGGGCGGCCCCGGGCCCTTCGGCACTTGCTAGTGACTCGGCTGAGGGTGTCTACCTCGCGCTGACGCGCAAGTGCCTGTGATTCATGGGCTTTTCGGATACGGGCCGTGCCAGCTAGGCGTTAGACGCCAGAAGGCCGGTTACCACCGAGCCTTGCTCCCTTTGGAGTACCTGGTCCTCCTCCATTGGATTTCACTTCTTTGGCTGGCTGACTAGGTTTTCTCTGTCTAGTGTCTAGAAAGAGAGAAAACCAAGTTCTTTCAGTAGCTTAGGTCCTAGACACCTGCGGGAGCTGGCGTCCTCTCCCGTGTTGCGAGCAGTCCTCACACGCAAGCTTGGCCGAGTTGGGCGAATGGCCGGGTGGCGGTAGCGCGGCGGCATGACCCCTTGAGCCTTGTTTCTGCGGCCACCACCATCTCCCCGGGCCACCGGGCGCCTTAGTGGTGCACGTCTGCGGCCCGGCCAGGGCGCGTCCAGGGGCTCTCCGCGCCGTCATCACCACGGCGGTGGCGGAGGCCGTCGATGACCTATGCTTGAGCATGCTCCGTCGCCTCCTCTCCTTCCTCCGCCGCCCCCGGGCCACCGATCGCCTTCACCACTACCGAGAAGACCTGGGGCAGGAGTAGGGCAGACCTCGATCCTCGTCCCGGCGGAACCGTCGGACGCGGCGGCTCGCGGATCCGCTGGCCCGCTGAACCACCCCGGAGCGTTGTCCACGCCGGGACCTCGCGCTCCTCGTGTCCTCGGTGGAGATCTCCGAGTCGCGCACTGCCCGCATTGTGCGGGGCACGGGTATCAATTAACATCAATGGGTGACAACTCCCACGGTTCCCCGTCATCTCTCGCTCGCCGCATGCGCTTCCGACACGCAGCTGGAGGCCGTCGCACGCGAGGAGCCGCCCTCGCTGCCGCCCCGTCTCGGCCTGCCAGCGCTGGACCAGCTCGCGCTCACCAGCTTCACCACCGGTGATGCGGCGCAGCTGGTGGAATACGCACGCGGCATGGCCGAGGCGCTGGCCTCAAACGACGGCGATGCCACCCGTCGGCGAACAATCGCCCGTTTGCTGGCCGTTGCCCGAAGCCAGGTGGATTTGATCGACGCCGCGGTGGGCGAGGCGCTGGGCCGGCGGGACTTCGACGCGGTGAAGGCGCTCACTAAACTCGCGGACAGCATGACGCGGCGATTGAAGATGCTGCTGGAGGAGCATCGTATTGAGTTGGGCCGCGACAAGCCCGTGCAGATGTTCGTTGCCCACGCGGACACCGTGACGGTCCGCGGGGGAGGGTGATTGCGCTATGGCGATCTATCGCGACCAGGTCTCGCGCATCACGCTGCCGATGATACGGGCGCAGATGAAGCCCACACGCTTCCGTGAGGCGAAGTCCATTCGGCTGGAGAAGTTCGGCTTCGAGGCGGAGGTGCAGCTCGTGCGTGTGGCGAGCCCCACCAGTTTCGGCGGAGAGCGCGTTTTCTTCGCCTGCCCGCGCCTGAGGTGCGGCGCGCTCGTGAACGTGCTGGGCTGTGTCATGTGGTACGGCTGGGGCTGTACGCGGTGTACGCGCTGGCGCGGGCGGAACCGGCGGCGAATCAACGTGGGCCCCGGAGTTGTGGCACTCCGGGAAGGACTCCGCTCCCGCCGAAACGGTGAATTTGCTTGAGGCACTCCTCACTACACGCGCGCATAGACGGTCATATCGGCTTGTCGGAACATCTCTAGCCCTCGATCTGGCCCGTAGTGCTTGATGAGATCCTTCACATACTGGTTCAGCGCCAGCGGCAGGGAGATATCCGTGCGATCCGAAAAGCGCAGGTAGACGTACGTGGTCTGCCGACCATCGGGATCCGAATGAATGTCGTATTCCCCCCGGATACCGTAGGGCTCCACCTGCTGGAACACACGATTGCCTCTGCTGGTGCCCCACGTCTTATCCTTGAAGGCCGCCTCCTTCATGGACCACCTACCGGACCCAGGGTCGAAATCACCATGGCGAGCGATGACCCACAGGAGCTTCACCTTCTCGTCATAGGTGCCGGGGTTGTCCGTGAGCAGCCTCCCAAGCAGGGTGTGCAACTTGTGGATCCCCTTGGTGAGTTCCGGCGCATCGTCCTTGGTGTGCTCCGCCTCGATGAGCGGAAAACTGCCTGGTAGTGGGGCAAGGCCCTCAGGAGCCACGGGCTTTGCGCCTGGCGAGCGCGATTTCACGAACTCCTCCGACCACAGGAGTGCGTTGTAGGCGAATTGAGCGGTTAGCGCTTCTTTCACCTCGGCGATGGTGCTGAAAGTCTTGACCCAGTTGTCCTCGCTCGCCCCTGCCACCTGGTCGATGAAGTCGAAGATGCGCTTGTCGTCCACGACAAAGGACATATCGGCGGTAGGGTTCTTCGCGTAGAAGGGCTTTGCATCCCTCACCTCCTTCTTGACAAAGGTGTATATGGGGAGGCGCAGCTTGACGGCGCGGTTGTACTCCTCGTTGGTGATGGACTTCTCGCTGTGCACTGCGGTCCCACCACGACGACCACCGATGATGAGGACGAAGTAGTTGGAGCGCTTAACCTGCTCGAGGCACGCGGCGTGAGAGTGCATCCCGCTTGTTACCGGGAACTTCACTGAGTCGGACAAGATAGGCTCGTGGCCGAGTTGGCGGAGATGGTCCGCCAGCACCTCACGCTCGGTACTGAGATCGTAGCAGGTGGAACTCAGGAAGGTGTGGGGCTTCATCATAGGGCAGGCCCCTCTACTGAAATATCGCCGTCATGTCACCTGCTTGGTGCGTCTGTTGCTTCCTGTCCAATCAGGTAGGCGAGCCAATTCAGCAATCTCACCAAGCAGGCAGGCGATGGCTTGTCAAAACGCTTCCGGGTGCGCTTTAGCGTTCAGTTCAAGCACGCCGAGCACGCATCCTGGCTGCTCGACCTCCGGGAGTTCGTCACTCGGGTGGCGTAAGCGGCACGCTGGACGGCAAGTACGAAAAGGACGTGGCCGACGAGCTGCGGTAGTGGTACTCCGACCGCCCGCGAATCTGACTTGCCCATCGGCACGCTCACGGCACATTCGTGGAGAACGTAAAGAAAACGGGCGCCATGTGGCGACGCCCGTCCTCGGCCACAGCGCGTGCTGCGCGCTGGCACGCATCGAGGTCGCGGTGGTCCTTCAAGTCGCAAGCCGGATGCGAGCCGTGTCCGCGATGGTCGCCAGCGCCTGGCGCTTCAAGCTGGCCGCCTTGCCCATCCATATGGATTCGAGGCGCAGTGCGTCCACGCTCTTGCCCTTTGGGACTCGGGTGTGCCGGTGGTGATCGGCGTACTCGCTGAACGCCTGGAGCGCTCCCCACGCGGTACCGCGGATGGAACCCGCGAGTCCCCGGCCGGCGTGGAACAGCTCCACGACCTTGTTACGCCCCTTCATCAGGCGTGGGTGCTCAGCCTCGTCCTGGGGCAGCGGCATCACCAAGTCGATGACGTTTCGCAGCTGGTGCTCGCTGAAGCGCGTCATAGCGAGGTGGTCGGAGAGTGCCGCGAAACGCTCGTAGCCCTGCACCAAGCGCCGGAAGGCCCTGCCGGCCTCGTCGAGTCGCGCCTTAGCGCTTGAAGTGTGCAGGATTTGCCACTCCGCCCCGTCCCGCTCCCCGAGCGCGACACCGATGGTGTTCTGGCACACCACGCGCGTGGCCACGTTCTTGAGGGTGATGGCCGTGCTGCCGTCATGGCCGCAGTACCCCAGCACATACTTCTTGATGGGGGACTTGTCGCCACGGACCTGGATGTCGCCGGGGAGCTCGCCCAGAAGCCATCCGCGTACGCCGTTGCGGCCCAGCGTTCCGGCGGTGTGGAAGATGCAGCGCATGCCACCGGCGGCCTCCACGAGTGTGCGGGCCACCTCCTCGAACTGGATGACCTCGTAGCCCCGGTTGACGGTGGCTAGGTACTCGCCCGTGTCCTGTCGGAAGAGGGCCTTCTTGTCCGGAATGGGCTCATCCATGCCCGGGGCGAAGACGGGCCGCTCCTCCGCTCTGTAGAAGCCGGCGGCCTCCACGATGGACTCGTAGTCGGTATTCTGCGGCAGCTGCGTGCCCAGGCCATGCCAGGGCTCCTGGCCCACGTAGGCCATTTGGTTGATGTCGTGCGGCATGGTGCTCCTCCTTGTCGATGAGTGAGGGCGCGCCTCGATCTCTCGGAACGCGGGCTGGATGGGTCCCGGGTCCCGCTCGTTCGCGGTGCGCACCTCTGGATGGGTTGGAGGACTGCGGCGGTCGGTTGGCCGACGCCAGCAGGGGGAGTCCCTGCCACCGGCTTATACCGAGGCGTGCTCTTCCGATTCGGCGGGGGCGGAACCGCGGCTCTACGCCTCGTTCATGCCGGAAGCTGAGCTCTCTTTACCGCGTAAAGAGGCGTGTTGGCGCGACCGTGAATGGCGAGCCGACCCTCCGTGTCTCGCCTCCGCGCACCACGCGATGAGGGCCACGGTGGTGATGGCTTGAGCCCGGCGTACGGCGAACCGCGTAAGCTTTGAGATTCGGGGCTGGACGCTACCAGAGGAGTAACCCAGGTGCGCTTGCTCCTCACGTCACGAAACGCCTTGGCTACCATTCCTCCCTCGGAACCAGGGCTGTGCCGCTCTGACGGGTTGACTAGGGATGGGAACCTTGGCGGTAGTGCTGGGCTTTCCTTCTGCGATTGGCTGTGTTACCCGTAGCAGCACAATCCAGCCGCAACCCATGCACATCGGAGGTGTTGTCATGCCGCGCGTTTCTTCCTCGCGTCGGACGGGGATTCGTCTTGCTTCGACTCCCGCCCGCTCCCCCTTGGGCCTTCTCACGCTGCTCTCCGTGGTCCTGCTGTGTCCCCTCGCGTGCGCGAGCAACAGCCCGCCCCAGGCGTATGCCTCCACCCGGGATGCACTCGCGGATCTGGACGAGTTCGGAGCGCTGCTCATGCGGGCGGGGCTTCCTCCGGAGTTGCTGCCCTCGGGACGCGAGGTGTCCCCGGAGCAGGCCAAGCAGCTCCGGTTGCAGTTTCACCTCTACCCGCTCTATCCGCCCAAGCCCGTGGAGTACGCCCCCTGGCTCGTCGCGGACGTGCTACTGCTCGACATCACTTTCAAGAGCACCGCCGTTTCCCGGGCTGAGCTGGGCCGTCGCATCCAGGAGTTCAAACCCCTCCTGGTGCTCCGCCCCGACGGCTACCTCGCTGAGGCGCTCACCGGCAGGGCCGAGCGATGCGTAGGTCCGGTGGAGGTGAAGGACAACACCTACCGCGCTGGCGACTACGAGCTGGGCGCCTTCTACAGGCCCGATGAGAACAACGAGCCGCAACCCGTTTCCGTTGGCGGGCAGTCCGCCGCATCCCATTAGCCGCTTCCTCGCCAAGACTCGTCCATGTCTCGCTCACCTCACGGCCCTGCTGCTCGCATCACCTTCGAGTCCGGTGGCTACCGCTACAGCATCTTGCGCCACCTCGTCACCCACCCCCAGTACGACACCCTCCTGCTCGCCTCGCGCCAACACGCGGAGGGTGGGCCCGTCAAACTGGTGGAGCTCAAGCCCGTGGTGTTGGAGGAGGGCCATGAGGGACTAGAGCGCGTGCTCGAGGAGGTGCGGCTCGCCCGTTTCCTACGGCACCCCAACAACATCGCCGCCGTGTACGGGTATGCGGTGCAGAACGAGCTGCCCTACATCGTCATGGAGCACATGCGCGGCTGCTATCTCCTCACCGCCATGGACGCCGCCGTGGCCGTGGGCCGCCGCCTGTCTCCGGCCTTCGCCGCCTACGTCGCCGGTGAGGTGGCGGACGCCCTCGACTTCGCGCACCGTGCCGTGGACGAAGCGGGCCGTCCTCTCCACCTGGTGCACCGGGCCGTGGGCCCCATGCGTATCCGCCTCGGGCGCAATGGTCGCGTCCAGGTCACCAACTTCGGCGCCGCTTATTCGGAGCTGCTGGGCCGCATCCGCTCGCCGGACGGACTCCTTCGGGGGGACCCGTCCTACATCGCTCCGGAGATTCTCCTGGGCTTCCTACGGCCCGAGCCGGGCCAGCGTGACGTGCTCACTCCCAGGAATCTCGACGGACGCGCAGACATATTCTCGGTCGGCTTGGTTCTGCTGGAGATGCTCCTGGCGAGCTACCCCCTCGACCCGCCCGACTCCCTGTGGCGGGACGTGAAGCGCCGCTTCCCGGCAGAAGTCCGTAGCGAGGTGCCCACCTTCATCAATCTGGAGACGCTCGCCGACCGCGTGCTGCACTTTGGCCCGGAGGAAGTTCAACGAGTGGCCGAGGAGTTGCCGACGCCGCTACGGCAGATTGTCTCCAAGGCGCTGCGCCCTAACCCAGATGAGCGCTACCAGACCGCGGGCGAGCTGCGCGACGAGCTGCACGCCTACCTACGTGCATCACCTCAACCCTACGGAGCTAAGGACGCCGAGGAGGAGTTGGCCGAGACTCTCAAGGAAGCCTCCGACCTCGACAAGCTGGCCGCCCACGCTGGCGTGGAGCGGGGCGTGCTCCCCGTGCCGCCCGACATCGATACCGACGACTTCCACTGAGAACGCACCATGGCCCAGGTACATAAGACACAAGCGAAGCTGGCCCTTCACCTCGGAGCGATGGCACGCGAGGCGCGTGCACGCGCGGGGCTGACGCAGGAGGAAGCGGCTGAGCGCATTGGCGTGGCGACGGAGGTGTACGGGCGCCTGGAGCGCGGCAACATGCTCCCCAGCCTTCCCACGCTCATGCGCCTGTGTCGCGCTCTGGCCGTGGATGCGAACCGGCTGCTGGGCTTCTCGTCCTCGACGCCTCCCGCATGGCTCACCCTCGAGATTCCCGGTGAAGACGAATCACCCGCGGTGCGCCGTCTTCTTCGCTCGGTGCGCAGGCTCAAGCCGCGGCAACTCACCGCGCTCAGCAACGTCGCCAGTGCCCTATTGCCCTCTCCGGGCGCACGGGCCCCACGCAAGACGAAACACGCTTCTTGAAGGCATGGCCGATGGATATGGACGCGGCGTTGAAGAAGTACCTCGGAGATGCGGCTCGGGCGGCCCGCCTGGAAAAGGGCTTCTCTCAGGCCCAGGTCGCCCAGAGCGCCGAGCTGGCCACGGC
The sequence above is drawn from the Archangium lipolyticum genome and encodes:
- a CDS encoding phage Gp37/Gp68 family protein codes for the protein MSKSTNIQWCDSTVNPTMGCDGCELWGPGRRSCYAGMLHQRYGGRSSGYAPVFEQVTRFPGRMADAARWPDLAGSPRPDKPWLDGSPRLVFTSDMSDALSKGVSFEYLTTEIIAAVTSAEGQRHRWLWLTKRPSRMAEFSRWLSGLGQPWPENLWAGTSITAAATCGRVTELLEVGDARTTRFLSVEPQVEPISLADWLPELDWVIQGGESGESPRAFDQDWARSLMVECERAGVPYFLKQLGAHPMEKGQRLNLRDRHGGDWGEWPEELRRREVPGVDRRYSRG
- a CDS encoding helix-turn-helix transcriptional regulator codes for the protein MAQVHKTQAKLALHLGAMAREARARAGLTQEEAAERIGVATEVYGRLERGNMLPSLPTLMRLCRALAVDANRLLGFSSSTPPAWLTLEIPGEDESPAVRRLLRSVRRLKPRQLTALSNVASALLPSPGARAPRKTKHAS
- a CDS encoding serine/threonine-protein kinase; translation: MSRSPHGPAARITFESGGYRYSILRHLVTHPQYDTLLLASRQHAEGGPVKLVELKPVVLEEGHEGLERVLEEVRLARFLRHPNNIAAVYGYAVQNELPYIVMEHMRGCYLLTAMDAAVAVGRRLSPAFAAYVAGEVADALDFAHRAVDEAGRPLHLVHRAVGPMRIRLGRNGRVQVTNFGAAYSELLGRIRSPDGLLRGDPSYIAPEILLGFLRPEPGQRDVLTPRNLDGRADIFSVGLVLLEMLLASYPLDPPDSLWRDVKRRFPAEVRSEVPTFINLETLADRVLHFGPEEVQRVAEELPTPLRQIVSKALRPNPDERYQTAGELRDELHAYLRASPQPYGAKDAEEELAETLKEASDLDKLAAHAGVERGVLPVPPDIDTDDFH
- a CDS encoding DUF4062 domain-containing protein, whose translation is MMKPHTFLSSTCYDLSTEREVLADHLRQLGHEPILSDSVKFPVTSGMHSHAACLEQVKRSNYFVLIIGGRRGGTAVHSEKSITNEEYNRAVKLRLPIYTFVKKEVRDAKPFYAKNPTADMSFVVDDKRIFDFIDQVAGASEDNWVKTFSTIAEVKEALTAQFAYNALLWSEEFVKSRSPGAKPVAPEGLAPLPGSFPLIEAEHTKDDAPELTKGIHKLHTLLGRLLTDNPGTYDEKVKLLWVIARHGDFDPGSGRWSMKEAAFKDKTWGTSRGNRVFQQVEPYGIRGEYDIHSDPDGRQTTYVYLRFSDRTDISLPLALNQYVKDLIKHYGPDRGLEMFRQADMTVYARV
- a CDS encoding DUF932 domain-containing protein is translated as MPHDINQMAYVGQEPWHGLGTQLPQNTDYESIVEAAGFYRAEERPVFAPGMDEPIPDKKALFRQDTGEYLATVNRGYEVIQFEEVARTLVEAAGGMRCIFHTAGTLGRNGVRGWLLGELPGDIQVRGDKSPIKKYVLGYCGHDGSTAITLKNVATRVVCQNTIGVALGERDGAEWQILHTSSAKARLDEAGRAFRRLVQGYERFAALSDHLAMTRFSEHQLRNVIDLVMPLPQDEAEHPRLMKGRNKVVELFHAGRGLAGSIRGTAWGALQAFSEYADHHRHTRVPKGKSVDALRLESIWMGKAASLKRQALATIADTARIRLAT
- a CDS encoding primase-helicase family protein, which encodes MKQSAILAASGTRFEITHATRPDASTDWEYYVVELDATKLLIELLTAPPRPEIAKEGYIFVKPKGCLLPRGRSLELRDIEGVCALVLDVHNTDRLCWDVGYPYSPDRLRELLAFSGVMYSTDTTGSVCDRMRIILLLDRMHSLQELHRLTAWVMRLFASPGITPLAPNRLIEAPQCTMQEATAESAWLVELKGPKLSVDMVPFDFREPIFLEPKVPTAHHSAVLAALLNGKMWCWAKKNVKSLSPQLRHGIATNLAAIVNEDLDALNACVAAATLLFPDGKGDAEALLAAAAKEEPMIWLDLSGHGLPPPYGRELTPVADARAEAAMGDANPTKYLFNVSANRYEILQADDSYLQDILPEAFATMLAPTIGDRKAIERFMKTQIPHYKKRAPVYESIERLVEHNGLMTFNTFVPTSIVPREGDWTDIRALVMNLVGEDRREEALEFFLDWLALLVQSIYLKLAPLKMLTAVVLHGEQGSGKGTLVEVLEILYPAGSVITVDQERLEERFSSWNADTLLLVANEVNSGTTKEKTLANKLKRLITDPTVVVEEKGEKAQPNTKNKMSLLFCSNDDRPVRIERGDRRFIVFHSRTKLSQPLIKALRADMSGPRRQVAAFFHHLLHRQVQIDVNTQFETTAWRLMQNASLSAVEKAVDEMRVVGYRSMAAAWEKADDKRFDEARVATVVGSADGCEHIPSRELICVLKHWARSQGLSVPDTIDTPLRNALKAAFPEASAGRASIKGRGQERVWLGLPLDVDADGKVTRRSGEKAPNAVPTSEMSPAKVPPGTEKDFAN